The following coding sequences lie in one Methanothermobacter sp. MT-2 genomic window:
- a CDS encoding DNA topoisomerase 1, whose protein sequence is MDEVIICEKPRSSEKIAKALFPNAKKKKHKKTYYWEYQNGNKKTIIIPAAGHLYTLKPKNPNEKLFFDLEWVPVPEVDKSKQYIKNYIDAIEKLAKNATRYFHACDYDIEGTLIGYNVLKHICGEEALEKTLRMKFSTLTREDIIEAYKNPIELDYGQVDSGIARHVLDFIFGVNISRSLMKSVKESTNKFIKLSAGRVQTPALAILVEREKTIRKFEPEPYWLIKAVLKDDIIALNQRGRIFQKEKVENILKECQGKDAIIEEIKIGQITRMPPAPFNLGDLQAEAYRIFGLSPKKTQNIAQNLYTEGYISYPRTSSQKLPESIDYEKILTKLSANPSFKEKIINLKKPLKPHEGKKEDEAHPAIHPTGLLPKDLDKHESKIYELIVYRFISAFSEKAIIESMNAKLKIGEEIFKLSRKRVARKGWMEQYPYQKIEDETFPEFEKGEKFPVKKIIADEKETKPPARYNEASLIKEMEKRGLGTKSTRADIISILYDRKYIEGKKIRVTPLGENIIDTLKRYCEKITSEELTRQFEEELKKIMKGETTKDNTIQKAKEEIISIIEDIEKNREEIGKHLYKAYQKGRIIGDCPECEGKLVIKYSEKNKSNFVGCSRFPECRIVYSLPKGARILKSKCEKCGLPLISYGRPRQRACLDPKCGKTKRDKIEVVGKCPKCGRDLIKRSGRYGEFIGCKGFPKCRFTASLEEVKERE, encoded by the coding sequence ATGGACGAAGTCATCATATGCGAAAAACCACGCTCATCAGAAAAAATAGCCAAAGCATTATTCCCAAACGCAAAAAAGAAAAAACACAAAAAAACATACTACTGGGAATATCAAAATGGGAACAAAAAAACCATAATAATCCCAGCAGCAGGCCACCTTTACACCTTAAAGCCAAAAAACCCTAATGAGAAACTATTTTTTGACCTTGAATGGGTTCCAGTACCAGAAGTTGATAAAAGTAAACAATACATCAAGAATTATATAGATGCCATTGAAAAACTGGCTAAAAACGCCACGAGATATTTCCATGCATGTGATTATGACATCGAAGGAACCCTCATAGGCTATAATGTTCTTAAACATATTTGTGGAGAAGAAGCCCTAGAAAAAACCTTGAGGATGAAATTCTCCACACTAACGAGGGAAGATATCATAGAAGCCTACAAAAACCCTATAGAACTCGACTATGGACAAGTAGATAGTGGAATAGCCCGTCATGTGCTAGATTTCATCTTTGGAGTTAACATCTCCCGTTCTTTAATGAAATCAGTTAAAGAATCAACTAACAAGTTCATAAAACTTTCAGCCGGCAGAGTACAGACTCCTGCACTCGCAATACTCGTAGAAAGGGAGAAAACCATACGAAAATTCGAACCAGAACCCTACTGGCTCATAAAAGCCGTTCTAAAAGATGATATAATAGCATTAAACCAGCGGGGCAGAATATTCCAAAAAGAAAAAGTTGAAAATATCTTAAAAGAGTGCCAAGGAAAAGATGCCATTATAGAAGAAATTAAAATAGGCCAGATAACTAGGATGCCCCCAGCACCATTTAACCTAGGCGATCTACAAGCAGAAGCTTACAGGATATTCGGTTTAAGCCCAAAGAAAACCCAGAACATTGCCCAGAACCTTTACACAGAAGGTTATATTTCCTATCCGAGGACATCATCCCAGAAATTACCCGAAAGTATAGATTATGAGAAAATCCTCACTAAACTTTCAGCAAACCCTAGCTTCAAAGAAAAAATAATCAATTTAAAAAAACCACTAAAACCCCATGAAGGCAAAAAGGAGGATGAAGCACACCCAGCAATCCACCCAACAGGACTCCTACCAAAAGACTTGGACAAACATGAAAGTAAAATCTATGAACTCATAGTATACAGGTTCATAAGCGCATTCAGCGAAAAAGCCATTATAGAGTCAATGAATGCAAAATTAAAGATAGGTGAAGAAATCTTTAAACTTTCAAGGAAAAGGGTTGCAAGGAAAGGTTGGATGGAACAATACCCCTACCAGAAAATAGAAGACGAAACATTCCCAGAATTTGAAAAAGGAGAAAAATTCCCAGTTAAAAAGATAATAGCCGATGAAAAGGAGACAAAACCCCCAGCAAGGTACAACGAGGCCTCACTCATAAAAGAAATGGAGAAAAGGGGCCTTGGAACCAAATCAACAAGAGCAGATATAATCTCAATACTATATGATCGTAAATACATTGAAGGAAAAAAGATTAGAGTAACCCCACTTGGAGAAAATATAATAGACACCCTTAAAAGATACTGTGAAAAGATAACAAGCGAAGAACTCACAAGACAATTCGAAGAAGAATTAAAAAAGATAATGAAAGGGGAAACAACAAAAGACAACACCATCCAAAAAGCCAAGGAAGAAATCATATCAATAATAGAAGATATAGAAAAAAACAGGGAAGAAATCGGGAAACACCTCTACAAGGCCTACCAGAAGGGGCGGATAATAGGAGACTGCCCAGAATGTGAAGGTAAATTAGTAATAAAATATTCAGAGAAAAACAAAAGCAACTTCGTTGGCTGCTCAAGATTCCCTGAATGTAGAATAGTATACTCCCTACCAAAAGGTGCCAGGATATTGAAAAGCAAATGCGAAAAATGCGGCCTACCACTCATATCCTATGGGAGGCCAAGGCAAAGGGCTTGCCTAGACCCAAAATGTGGTAAAACCAAAAGGGATAAAATAGAAGTTGTGGGGAAATGTCCGAAGTGTGGTAGAGACCTTATAAAACGTTCAGGCAGGTATGGTGAATTTATAGGTTGTAAAGGATTCCCAAAATGCCGTTTCACAGCATCGTTAGAAGAAGTTAAAGAAAGGGAGTAA
- a CDS encoding 3-isopropylmalate dehydratase large subunit — protein sequence MNITEKILAKAAGKKEVKTGEIIEAKVDLAMTHDGTSPPTIKTFQKIAEKTGQKKVWDPKKIVIVYDHNIPPNNIGAAQFQKVTRKFAKEQKIEKIFKHGEGICHQVLPEKGFIKPGTVIIGADSHTCTYGAFGAFATGMGATDMAMIFATGRTWLRIPESIKIEVEGRFKEHVTAKDLILHIIGTLGVDGATYKSVEFTGETIKKLDVPDRMTICNMTVEMGAKNGIIEPNKATLEYLKKRSQTKFQIYTPDPDHNYNEEFYFNIDDLKPQIACPHSVDNVKDAEKLIGKHIDEAFLGSCTNGRFKDLKIAAEILKDKKVHEDVRMIIVPASSNIYIRAIKEGLIKTFLDAGAIICNPGCGPCLGAHMGVLGPGEVCISTSNRNFQGRMGDPKSKIYLANPAIVAQSAIKGEISIPE from the coding sequence ATGAACATCACAGAAAAAATACTAGCCAAAGCCGCGGGAAAAAAAGAAGTAAAAACAGGCGAAATCATCGAAGCCAAAGTCGACCTCGCAATGACACACGACGGCACAAGCCCACCCACCATAAAAACCTTCCAAAAAATAGCCGAAAAAACAGGACAAAAAAAAGTCTGGGATCCAAAAAAGATAGTCATAGTCTACGACCACAACATACCACCAAACAATATCGGAGCAGCCCAATTCCAAAAAGTAACACGAAAATTCGCAAAAGAACAAAAAATAGAAAAGATTTTCAAACACGGAGAAGGCATATGCCACCAGGTGCTCCCAGAAAAAGGATTCATAAAACCAGGAACAGTCATCATAGGAGCAGACTCACACACTTGCACCTACGGGGCATTCGGAGCATTCGCCACGGGAATGGGAGCAACAGACATGGCCATGATATTCGCAACCGGTCGAACATGGCTCAGAATCCCAGAATCGATAAAAATAGAAGTAGAAGGCAGATTCAAAGAACATGTAACAGCCAAAGACCTCATACTGCACATCATAGGGACACTAGGAGTCGACGGGGCAACCTACAAATCAGTTGAATTCACGGGAGAAACCATAAAAAAACTTGACGTCCCAGACAGGATGACCATCTGCAACATGACAGTAGAAATGGGAGCAAAAAACGGGATAATAGAACCCAACAAAGCAACCTTAGAATACCTCAAAAAAAGATCCCAGACAAAATTCCAAATATACACTCCAGACCCAGACCACAACTACAATGAAGAATTTTATTTCAATATAGACGATCTCAAACCACAGATAGCCTGCCCACATTCAGTTGACAACGTAAAAGACGCTGAAAAACTCATAGGAAAGCACATAGATGAAGCATTCCTAGGTTCATGCACAAACGGAAGATTCAAAGATCTTAAAATAGCAGCAGAGATCCTAAAAGACAAAAAAGTACACGAAGACGTGAGGATGATAATAGTCCCAGCATCCTCCAACATTTACATTAGAGCCATCAAAGAAGGCCTCATAAAAACATTCCTAGATGCAGGTGCAATAATATGCAATCCAGGCTGCGGCCCATGCCTCGGAGCTCACATGGGCGTACTAGGACCTGGAGAAGTTTGCATATCCACAAGCAACCGAAACTTCCAAGGACGCATGGGAGACCCCAAATCAAAAATCTACCTCGCAAATCCGGCGATAGTGGCCCAATCAGCCATCAAAGGCGAAATATCCATACCAGAATAA
- a CDS encoding 2-isopropylmalate synthase, whose translation MKYFVSPFNKKIKLKFPDNIIIYDTTLRDGEQTPGVCLGTKEKLAIARKLDELKIHQIEAGFPIVSKEERRSVKKIANEGLNADILALSRTKKEDIETALDCDVDGIITFMATSDLHLKHKLKLTREQALNICMNSLEYAKDHGIFVAFSAEDATRTDLEFLKKIYKKAEEYGADRVHIADTVGAITPQGIQFLVKELKKTLNTEIALHCHNDFGLAVTNSITGLLAGANAISTTVNGIGERAGNTPLEELIMALLILYEIDLGFNIKILCELSKLVEKYTHMSVPENKPIVGKNVFRHESGIHVDAVLEEPLTYEPFLPEMIGHKRKIVLGKHSGCRAVKAKLEEYGIEVTRDELCKIVEEVKKAREKGRFINDKLFKEIISSVKGPVDM comes from the coding sequence TTGAAATATTTTGTAAGCCCATTCAACAAAAAAATCAAACTAAAATTCCCAGATAACATCATAATCTACGACACCACCTTAAGAGATGGAGAACAAACACCGGGAGTCTGCCTAGGAACAAAAGAAAAACTCGCAATAGCAAGAAAACTCGACGAACTAAAAATACACCAAATAGAAGCAGGATTCCCAATCGTATCAAAAGAAGAAAGAAGATCCGTGAAAAAAATCGCCAACGAAGGATTAAACGCCGACATACTAGCACTATCACGGACAAAAAAAGAAGACATAGAAACAGCCCTAGACTGCGACGTAGACGGGATAATCACCTTCATGGCCACCTCAGACCTACACCTCAAACACAAACTAAAACTAACAAGAGAACAAGCACTCAACATCTGCATGAACTCACTAGAATACGCAAAAGACCACGGAATATTCGTAGCATTCTCAGCCGAAGACGCCACCAGAACAGACCTCGAATTCCTGAAAAAAATCTATAAAAAAGCCGAAGAATACGGAGCCGACCGCGTCCACATAGCAGACACAGTAGGCGCCATCACACCCCAAGGCATACAATTCCTAGTAAAAGAACTTAAAAAAACCCTCAACACAGAAATAGCACTACACTGCCACAACGACTTCGGACTAGCAGTCACAAACTCAATCACAGGACTACTAGCAGGAGCCAATGCAATATCCACCACAGTCAACGGAATAGGAGAAAGAGCAGGTAACACACCCCTAGAAGAACTAATAATGGCCCTACTAATCCTATACGAAATAGACCTCGGATTCAACATAAAAATACTCTGCGAACTATCAAAACTAGTAGAAAAATACACACATATGAGCGTCCCAGAAAACAAACCCATAGTAGGAAAAAACGTATTCAGACACGAATCAGGAATACACGTAGACGCAGTCCTAGAAGAACCACTAACCTACGAACCATTCCTACCCGAGATGATAGGACACAAAAGAAAAATAGTACTAGGTAAACACTCAGGATGCAGAGCAGTGAAAGCAAAACTCGAAGAATACGGAATAGAAGTAACCAGAGACGAACTCTGCAAAATAGTAGAAGAAGTTAAAAAAGCCCGAGAAAAGGGAAGATTCATAAATGATAAACTATTTAAAGAAATCATAAGCTCAGTTAAAGGACCAGTAGACATGTAG
- a CDS encoding oligosaccharyl transferase STT3 subunit: MKLDKIKPLIIIVVLFLIAFAIRAEAYNIGGVPKESKDFYKDSTGLPYFSEMDSYYNYRLTMNYLTKGMLGDTKINGTDWDLHSYYPPGRAVEYPPLIVYTTSFAYRLVNMVGDYPLKVVAYWLGAIIGSLCVIPAYLFTRKMSNDYGGITAALIIGLTPVYVSHTYAGFFDTDMFNILLPLLFIWFFMESINADSLKRGLAFALASIISILLFSLAWVGYIFYIAVMGVFVIVYFILRRLMGFERETYKSKFEWLVNQRELSMFLVLIVVGGFLFGLLNGFSALINSVSGLFSAVQLQATAQSTAYPNVYVSVSELQVPTFTEGNPFIPNQVSVLGGVGGLLPFICGLFGVAALIWKIRSLEAPKIELKQGRGKRAGKKSKFVKYPKDPSNFEKKKREYLSYITLLSVWLILTGYTVTKGFRFVPLFAIPLGISAGIFTGYFVEYLRDNVKTTTSIAIVSFVAGILLIYPFNVTVIAKILAGIIAILIILSIKSEKFRATFMMLLVTVAIISAPVSGAHALTSSVVPGTDDGMWNSLTWIKNNTPSDTVVMSWWDFGHLFAVAADRPVTFDGGSQNTPRAFWIGKALLTDNESLSLGILTMLSTSGDMAYNTLDNYTNNTSLTVKILTETLGLPKDSARDVMINKYKLTPQQADNVLKYSHPDKKKPFTLILSSDMLGKAAWWSYFGSWDFDKKEGEHSAYYTSLAASKPEVVGNVTRIVTVNDVSGMVGVVIEKKGNDTNATIVVMGANGEAEKIKPHKLILVEGNQLVKNEIVDNSSQFGLLVVESGGSYVTVIMDKKLENSMFTKLFLLGGFNQTSFKLLHEESGVLVWTRA; this comes from the coding sequence ATGAAGCTAGATAAAATCAAACCCTTGATAATCATCGTAGTACTCTTCCTAATAGCATTCGCTATTAGGGCTGAAGCTTATAATATAGGGGGGGTTCCCAAGGAATCAAAGGACTTTTATAAGGATTCAACTGGTCTTCCCTATTTCAGTGAGATGGACTCCTACTACAATTATAGGCTGACAATGAACTACCTGACAAAGGGAATGTTAGGTGATACAAAGATTAATGGAACAGACTGGGATCTACACTCATACTATCCCCCAGGCAGAGCTGTTGAATATCCCCCACTTATAGTATATACTACAAGTTTTGCTTATCGCCTAGTTAACATGGTGGGAGATTATCCGCTTAAGGTTGTCGCTTATTGGTTGGGCGCCATTATAGGTTCACTATGTGTAATACCAGCTTATCTTTTCACGCGGAAAATGAGCAATGATTATGGTGGTATAACCGCGGCCCTTATAATAGGACTTACACCTGTGTATGTGTCACACACTTATGCCGGTTTTTTCGACACTGACATGTTCAACATACTCTTACCATTATTATTTATATGGTTCTTTATGGAGAGTATAAATGCCGATAGTCTGAAAAGGGGATTGGCTTTTGCCTTAGCATCTATTATATCAATTCTGCTCTTCTCACTGGCATGGGTAGGTTACATTTTCTACATTGCAGTTATGGGAGTTTTTGTAATAGTCTATTTCATCCTTAGAAGGCTTATGGGATTTGAAAGGGAGACCTATAAGAGCAAGTTTGAATGGCTGGTTAATCAAAGGGAATTGTCAATGTTCCTAGTTCTTATAGTGGTTGGAGGGTTCCTTTTCGGACTCTTGAATGGATTCTCAGCACTTATAAATTCAGTTTCTGGGCTGTTTTCGGCTGTGCAATTACAGGCCACCGCTCAGAGCACGGCTTATCCTAATGTTTATGTGTCTGTTTCAGAATTGCAAGTTCCAACATTCACAGAGGGTAATCCTTTCATACCGAACCAAGTGTCAGTGCTTGGAGGAGTTGGCGGCCTATTACCATTCATATGCGGATTATTTGGTGTGGCGGCGCTCATATGGAAGATAAGATCATTAGAAGCGCCTAAAATAGAATTAAAGCAAGGAAGGGGTAAACGCGCCGGTAAAAAGAGTAAATTCGTTAAATATCCGAAAGATCCTAGTAATTTTGAAAAGAAAAAACGAGAATATCTCTCTTACATAACACTATTATCCGTATGGCTCATATTAACAGGATACACGGTTACAAAGGGTTTCAGGTTCGTGCCCCTATTCGCAATACCACTCGGCATTTCCGCTGGGATATTCACAGGATATTTTGTAGAGTACCTCAGGGATAATGTTAAAACCACAACATCCATTGCTATTGTATCATTCGTCGCAGGCATACTCTTAATTTACCCATTTAATGTCACTGTAATAGCCAAGATACTAGCAGGGATAATAGCAATACTCATAATATTATCGATAAAAAGTGAAAAATTCAGGGCAACATTCATGATGTTGCTTGTCACAGTAGCTATAATCTCAGCGCCTGTAAGCGGAGCCCATGCATTAACTTCATCAGTTGTCCCAGGTACAGATGATGGAATGTGGAATTCACTAACATGGATAAAAAACAACACTCCTAGTGATACTGTTGTAATGTCCTGGTGGGACTTCGGACACCTTTTTGCAGTGGCTGCTGACAGGCCCGTGACATTTGATGGAGGTTCACAGAATACTCCAAGAGCATTCTGGATTGGTAAGGCCCTTTTAACTGATAATGAGTCATTGTCACTTGGCATACTTACAATGTTGTCGACGAGTGGGGATATGGCATATAATACACTTGATAATTATACTAATAATACTTCCTTGACTGTTAAAATACTTACAGAGACCCTTGGACTCCCTAAGGATAGTGCAAGGGATGTGATGATAAATAAGTATAAGTTAACACCTCAGCAGGCTGATAATGTTTTGAAGTATTCACATCCTGATAAGAAGAAGCCTTTCACGCTTATTTTAAGTTCTGACATGTTGGGTAAGGCTGCATGGTGGAGTTACTTTGGAAGCTGGGACTTTGATAAGAAGGAAGGTGAGCATTCTGCATATTATACTTCCTTGGCAGCTTCGAAACCAGAAGTGGTTGGTAATGTAACTCGGATAGTGACTGTGAATGATGTTTCAGGGATGGTGGGTGTTGTTATAGAGAAGAAGGGTAACGACACTAATGCAACTATAGTGGTGATGGGTGCTAATGGCGAGGCAGAAAAGATAAAACCCCACAAACTAATATTAGTTGAGGGTAATCAGCTGGTTAAGAATGAGATAGTAGATAATAGTAGTCAATTTGGTTTACTTGTGGTGGAGAGTGGAGGCTCATATGTGACTGTTATAATGGATAAGAAACTTGAGAATTCCATGTTCACAAAACTTTTCCTTTTAGGCGGGTTTAACCAGACATCCTTCAAGTTACTCCACGAGGAATCTGGAGTTCTTGTATGGACAAGAGCCTAA
- a CDS encoding GTPase, protein MDIEEKIKEIEEEIRRTPYNKATAHHIGKLKAKLSRLREEAVSRTARKGKGFHVKKSGDATIVLVGFPSVGKSTLLNIITNAQAKVGEYQFTTLDVIPAVMEYKGARIQVLDIPGIIPGASKGKGRGREILSVARNADLIVMIIDILDPKQRDIILEELKNVGIRPDEKPPDIRVERKKRGGIRVSSTVELSHLNEKIIRSILNEYGIHNAEVLIRDDATIDQFIDVIESNRAYIPTLTVFNKVDLANKEYVKDIQDEIPESIFISAKEKININSLREKIFEKLNLIRVYLRPPQGEPDYEEPLIIKKNATVKDVCGKLHRDFIRKFRHARVWGDSVKFQGQKVGIDHILKDGDILTIITRR, encoded by the coding sequence ATGGACATCGAAGAAAAAATAAAAGAAATCGAAGAGGAGATCAGGAGAACACCATACAATAAGGCCACGGCACATCATATAGGTAAACTGAAAGCTAAATTGTCCAGGTTAAGGGAGGAGGCCGTTTCAAGAACCGCTAGGAAGGGTAAAGGTTTCCATGTTAAAAAGTCTGGCGATGCTACAATAGTCCTTGTAGGCTTCCCATCTGTGGGTAAATCAACCCTGCTTAACATTATAACGAATGCCCAGGCAAAGGTTGGAGAATACCAATTCACCACATTAGATGTTATACCAGCTGTAATGGAATATAAAGGTGCTAGGATCCAAGTATTGGACATACCAGGTATAATCCCAGGAGCATCAAAGGGTAAGGGAAGGGGAAGAGAAATTTTATCAGTTGCAAGAAACGCAGACCTCATTGTAATGATAATAGACATCCTAGATCCAAAACAAAGAGATATTATACTAGAAGAGTTGAAGAATGTTGGTATAAGACCAGATGAAAAACCTCCAGACATTAGAGTGGAAAGGAAAAAAAGGGGCGGCATCCGAGTTTCAAGCACAGTAGAGTTAAGCCACCTCAATGAGAAGATAATAAGATCCATACTCAACGAGTATGGGATACATAATGCCGAAGTGCTAATACGTGATGATGCCACAATAGACCAGTTCATAGATGTTATAGAATCTAACAGAGCCTACATACCCACTTTAACAGTCTTCAATAAAGTTGACCTTGCAAACAAAGAATATGTTAAGGATATCCAAGATGAGATACCAGAATCCATATTTATATCAGCAAAAGAGAAGATTAATATCAATAGTCTTAGAGAAAAAATATTCGAAAAACTCAACCTCATAAGGGTCTACTTGAGACCCCCACAAGGCGAACCAGACTATGAAGAACCACTAATAATCAAAAAGAATGCAACTGTAAAAGATGTCTGCGGGAAACTTCACAGAGACTTTATAAGAAAATTCCGCCATGCGAGAGTATGGGGCGACTCAGTGAAATTCCAGGGACAAAAAGTTGGAATAGACCATATCCTAAAAGATGGAGATATACTAACTATAATAACTAGAAGATGA
- a CDS encoding TATA-box binding protein yields the protein MNDVNIKIENIVASATLGKSIDLTRVSKALKNVDFNREQFPGLVYKLKSPKTAALIFGSGKLVCTGAKSIEDSKKAIKITVDKMRTMDPEIPEDFEIKIQNIVASANLGKPLNLEAVALGLENTEYEPEQFPGLVYRLEDPKVVLLLFGSGKVVCTGAKSAEDAKRGVERAKARLADLDLI from the coding sequence TTGAATGATGTAAATATTAAAATAGAAAATATAGTAGCCTCTGCAACCCTTGGAAAATCAATAGACCTTACAAGAGTGTCTAAGGCGCTTAAAAATGTTGATTTTAACCGTGAACAGTTCCCTGGACTTGTATATAAATTGAAGAGTCCTAAGACAGCCGCCCTAATATTCGGTTCAGGTAAACTAGTATGTACAGGGGCGAAGTCAATAGAAGATTCAAAGAAAGCCATAAAAATAACAGTGGATAAGATGAGGACAATGGATCCTGAAATCCCAGAAGATTTCGAGATTAAAATACAGAATATAGTTGCCTCTGCAAACCTGGGAAAACCATTAAACCTAGAAGCAGTGGCTTTAGGCCTCGAAAACACTGAATATGAACCTGAACAGTTCCCGGGGCTCGTATACCGTTTAGAAGATCCTAAGGTTGTTCTATTATTGTTCGGATCGGGTAAAGTTGTCTGCACAGGAGCAAAGAGTGCCGAGGATGCTAAACGCGGTGTTGAAAGGGCGAAAGCCCGTCTCGCGGATTTGGATCTTATTTGA
- a CDS encoding phosphoserine phosphatase produces MIKLVVLDLDNVIIDGEAIDEIGKLMGVEDKIINLTKRAMEGEIDFKESLEERVKLLKGARIDDIKKLAQTLPLMEGAKETIKYLKGKGCKVATITGSFDLIADIIGEKLNLDYIICNKLHHKNGLLTGEVSGPLVEKTKYDILKELLEEEGFSFDECVAVGDGANDISMLESAKLGIAFNAKPIVKEKADIIVEEKNLKCIIPFIEELEESNNITLEEALDKKSEYEDKLSATLKERDELNNKAKEKKELRDELNNKAKEALGLAIKFRDKRNEINKMVEENKRLRDETNKKIRELKWSPFRRKRLKLEKEIRKIDKIIETQVLDMKKENELVNRANDLRKELAKIKEDEKTMAESLELKKLSEKYHENVVKLSNEAQEYHEKMLEQFQKTDEIRAQADEAHNEFVKFMKLASKKHEESKKIMEEIKQVNKQIKAIKSKMGEIEAAKTHKREIIERKKAEEIYKLFKDGKKLTKDELLLLQRYKIV; encoded by the coding sequence TTGATTAAACTTGTAGTCTTAGACCTTGATAACGTGATAATAGACGGTGAAGCAATAGATGAAATAGGAAAACTGATGGGAGTTGAAGACAAGATAATAAACCTCACAAAAAGGGCCATGGAAGGCGAAATAGACTTCAAGGAATCACTAGAAGAGAGAGTTAAACTACTCAAAGGCGCAAGGATAGATGATATAAAAAAGCTGGCCCAGACCCTACCATTAATGGAAGGCGCCAAGGAAACCATCAAATACCTTAAAGGTAAAGGCTGCAAGGTTGCAACCATAACAGGCAGTTTTGATCTGATAGCAGATATAATAGGTGAAAAATTGAACCTAGATTATATAATCTGCAACAAACTACACCATAAAAATGGTCTGTTAACAGGGGAAGTTAGCGGTCCACTTGTGGAAAAAACAAAATATGATATCCTAAAGGAATTACTAGAAGAAGAAGGTTTTAGTTTTGATGAATGTGTTGCTGTAGGTGACGGGGCGAATGACATATCCATGTTAGAATCCGCCAAATTAGGCATAGCATTCAATGCGAAGCCTATAGTCAAAGAAAAAGCAGACATCATAGTGGAAGAAAAGAACCTCAAATGTATAATACCATTCATAGAAGAACTTGAAGAATCTAATAACATAACCTTGGAAGAAGCCCTTGATAAAAAAAGTGAATACGAAGATAAACTTTCAGCCACCCTAAAAGAACGTGATGAACTCAACAATAAAGCAAAAGAAAAAAAGGAACTTCGAGACGAACTCAACAATAAAGCAAAAGAAGCTTTGGGATTGGCCATTAAATTCAGGGACAAGAGAAATGAAATAAATAAGATGGTGGAAGAGAACAAAAGACTTAGAGATGAAACTAATAAAAAAATAAGAGAACTAAAATGGTCACCTTTCAGGAGAAAACGCTTAAAATTAGAAAAAGAGATCAGAAAGATAGATAAGATAATTGAAACCCAAGTTTTGGACATGAAAAAGGAAAACGAACTAGTTAACAGGGCAAATGACCTTAGAAAAGAATTGGCAAAAATAAAAGAAGATGAAAAAACAATGGCTGAATCACTTGAACTTAAAAAATTATCAGAAAAATATCATGAAAATGTTGTCAAACTCTCCAATGAAGCCCAGGAATACCACGAAAAAATGCTAGAACAGTTCCAGAAAACAGATGAAATAAGAGCCCAGGCAGACGAAGCCCATAACGAATTCGTGAAATTCATGAAACTAGCATCAAAAAAACATGAAGAATCAAAAAAGATCATGGAAGAAATAAAACAAGTCAACAAACAGATAAAAGCGATCAAATCAAAGATGGGTGAAATAGAAGCGGCTAAAACCCATAAAAGAGAAATCATAGAAAGAAAAAAAGCAGAGGAAATATACAAATTATTCAAAGATGGTAAAAAACTCACAAAAGACGAACTACTACTCCTACAAAGATACAAGATAGTATAA
- a CDS encoding predicted adenylate cyclase translates to MIEVEVKAKSKPGIKKKLESIGAQKIKKEKQEDTYFNAPHKDFKITDEALRIRKTPLKAFITYKGPKIDEKSKTRQEIETEIPDPKNMTRILECLGFKKAHKVIKKRETYQLNDFKIAIDNVKGLGTYIEIEKDIKEDEDYNETLHKILKIYKQLGIKKGFQRKSYLELLLES, encoded by the coding sequence TTGATTGAAGTAGAAGTAAAAGCAAAATCAAAACCTGGGATAAAAAAGAAACTTGAATCCATCGGCGCCCAGAAAATCAAAAAAGAAAAACAAGAAGACACATACTTCAACGCACCGCACAAAGACTTCAAAATAACCGATGAAGCCCTAAGAATAAGAAAAACACCATTAAAAGCCTTCATAACATACAAGGGGCCTAAAATAGATGAAAAAAGCAAAACCCGCCAAGAAATAGAAACAGAAATCCCAGACCCAAAAAACATGACAAGAATACTAGAATGCCTAGGATTCAAAAAAGCACACAAAGTAATCAAAAAAAGAGAAACATACCAGTTAAACGATTTCAAAATCGCCATAGACAATGTTAAAGGCCTTGGAACCTACATCGAAATAGAAAAGGATATAAAAGAAGATGAAGACTATAATGAAACACTCCACAAAATCCTTAAAATCTACAAACAACTCGGAATCAAAAAAGGATTCCAAAGAAAATCATACCTCGAACTACTACTAGAATCATAA